TCTTCTTTTCCATAGTCTTTATTTGTGGTAAAGACAGTCTGTTGTAAGCAGAACGCAAGAAAGCAATCAATAAAACAAAAATGAGAAGTTTAACCAATGATTTGTCTTATTCTCCAATCACAAGAAAACTTAACAAACTCTCTACACCTTCATTAATCATTCACTCTCTTTCGTGTGTGCATGTGTTATCCTtgcacatgtatatatatatatttggtgctCATATGTATTTATGTCAAAGACAAAGGAATCATACACGTGATGAGAGTACTGATAATAGGTAACTTCTGCTATATACTTTATACTACACACACCTTAATTGCAATTATATCTAATGAGCCACATGTATGATTAATTAAAGTTTTATGACCATTCTGTAGTATAAATCATAACATTCTGTTTCAATGCACTCAAAATCAGTGACGAGAAATATACAAGAGACCAACACAATATATATTGAAGTTTATTACATagcaatttatatatatatgtacttgcAAATTACCATGGAATTTCATCACTTTCTTTTctgtgctatatatatatatatatatatacacattactGATACTTGCATTCATGAATGAAAGGATCCAAAATTTAAGAGCTAAACCAACAATCAAACTCACTCTCATCCTCCATTCTTCCTTTAACTCTCTCTAGTGTGGTGGTCCTTTCTCACTCACATCCACATAATCAAACTCACCACTCTCATTCTCTGTGCACATATATAAACCAGCAGAACATactaattataaaaaacatataatacaTAAAAATATCAATATTGACCCATTAAAGTTCTCAATCTATAAATCCTCATCCCAGAACATCTGAATGTAAAATGCGTTAGCAAACCACTTTTGATGAGCCGACATACTATTAatgactaaatttttttaaaaaaaatcgatAAGCTAAAGTGTCAAACCAAAGAGCTAAATAAAGCCAAAATAGTCAAATACAATTTACCATGTAACTCTCAGCAAATTTTGGGTTCAACAAGCTTTACCAAGAAAAATTTATGAAACTAAATATTAATCTTTGCAACTAAAAAACAATATCTGCAATTTATCAAATAGGTTTAAGTTTAACCTTACAAAAACAATCTCTGCAACTAAAAAACAAATAGATGCTGAAACCATTCCTGTTTCACTCCGAGAGATCCAGCCCCATCCTTGCGCCCATCGTCAACCCAGCTCCGCCTTCGCTGTGAGCCGCCGCACACCTCCGCTGTGAGCAACGTCAGGCCTTCGCAAGCCTCTTCGTGCTCCGCCTTCACAAATGCTCACCCCGCGGGCTTGGCTGTGGTCTTCCATGGATTTGCGAGAAGAAGAAGGGATACGGAGAAAGAGAGAAGAAATGGAGTTCAAGTGAAAAATAGGGAATTTGGGGAGGGAGCGGCAAACAATAAAGAAAGCGGGTATTTGGGGATTTaaggttttattattattattattaatttgataaaagggTTTCATTATTAATTACAggcaacatatatatttttttgacaaaatagataacatatatttattttttaattttagtttaaaaaaacaCTTATTATTTTAACTTTTTATCTCAATATGTATTAtcaatttaatatataataattaattaaaagtacaatataataaaaaaaacaattattaagatattaaaaaaataaattatttaaataactcattttcaactaaattactataatatataatgttaaaaattattaataaatatttattaaattatttagaagatatcaaatttaaaataatacatttacaattaatattaattttataaatatgttaaagaataataaatataaattttgatataaaaatgattataaatacaaaagttaataatatgaaaaatttagaaacaaaaaaaatccagttttaaaagtttttaataaatacataatttttataaatatatttatataatttagtttatttttaaaattatactattcattaattataattttagactttttattttaattttggcgacattttatgactgtcagcattggtcttgaattaactgttggcgttggggtcaatagcaacacattttaactgtcggcattggtctcgaattaactgtcggcattggggtcaatagcgacaccttttaactgtcggcattggtcttgaattaactgtcggcgttggggtcaatagcgacaccttttaactgtcggcattggtcttgaattaactgtcggcgttggggtcaatagcgacacattttaactgtcggcattggtctagaattaactgtcggcgttagggtcaatagcgacagtcaaaagcaacggtgacagttattagctgtcggcattggtctctatgcctacagtttttaactgttaGCGTAGAGTCatgctaagcaattacgacagtcaacagagttgactgtcgtggttgggtatcgggaaagcccagttttgtagtagtgtatagaGATACTAACCTTCACCCATTCATCAAAGACAGATTTTTCAGCCACAACACATTTGTCTACCTCATTCCACCCAAATCCACTAGCATTAGGTCCTAACATTTTAGAAATTGCATGGTATTGTTTCTTCAATATCCTAACACGTGAATCAATATGTGGTTGTGCTTTAAGTCCACAACCATGAATCTTTTCAGCCATCATTTTCTCTAACTGTTGTAAGTATCCAGGCTTGAATGTACCATTATCTGCTTTCCACCTTCCACCATTAGTCAAATCCATTAAGCACTCTACCAACTTAGAGTCCTCAACGGTGGTCCATTGATGCTTTTTCCCACCAATTGATATCGACTGGGAACTAGCATccattttttcctaaaaaaatatCAAACACAATTATGAATGCATATCCAACTTAAACAAGCAAGCATAGATTAATAATCCATCAACCAATCaattgtaaataaatttaaacttaaccataaataaattcaaatatgtaTGTTTACATTATCATAAATAATAACTCAGCGAAGTTATACAACTCCATATAACCATATTACATATGATGAAAAATATCCTCATAGTTCAAACTTGATCATGAAATAAGTTCAACATAATCAAACATTTCAGAAAATAAGATCTAGGCACATCGAGTTCCGCACTTGATGTTTCAATATGCCGATAACAATCATCACCTATATCATCACTATCATCACCAATGTTACTTTCCTCAATAGGAGAATGTTCCAAAGGATCCAAAGGCATTTCTCTTATAATCAAGTTATGGAGAAGACAACATGCTAAAATAATTCGACATTGTATCTTCACAGGATAATATGATCGACCTCTAAGAATTGTCCATCGTCCTTTCAATAATCCAAATGCTCTCTCTACTATATTCCTAGCAGATGAGTGTTTCATGTTAAAAAATTCTTGGGGAGTATTTGGTGGGATATCCCAATCGTTTAAATGATATCGTTGACCTCTATATGGTGTTAAAAATCCTTCACCGTTGGGATATCCAGCATCACATAAATAATAATATCCTACaagtcatttaacaaaacaattTAGAACAATAATCTATATGGTGTATAAATATAAAAAGTAGAATTATACTTATTTAATTACCTTGTGGAACCTTAAGACCGTTTGTCCTAGATATAGCATCTCTCAAGACTCTTGAGTCAGCTGCTGAACCCTCCCATCCAGGCAGAACATAAATAAATTGCATATCTTGTGACACCACCCCTAATACATTAGTGGCAATTTCGTTCTTTCTGGTCCTATATCTAGGTCTATCTGATGATAAAACATTGACCTTGATGTATGTACCGTCAAGTGCTCCCAGACAATTCTTAAACCATTTCCACCTTTCATCTGTTGAATTATCAAGAATTGGCTCTGGTTTTTTTAGCAATACATCATGGAGACGTAACAAAGCACCTAATACAAGATTGAATTGCCTACTTATTGTTTCACCTGAACGTGCAAATTGACGTCTTATAATTCTATTCTTCACATCATGAGATATGATATGTAAAAATATAGCTACCATTTCTTCAACATCCATATTTTTAGTTCCCTTTAAACCCACATTAGTTCTAAGAAGGTGGCATAAAATGGCAAATGTTCTCCTATCCATACGAGTGCTTTCTAAACATGCTAAATCACAATCATGTATCATTCGATGATAGTTTAGTTGGCGTATATGATGCCTTTGAAAAGAAGTTTCACCCCATATTATTTTTCTTCGTAAACCCCTTTTAGTAATGATGATAAATAGTATCAAAATAAACACACACATCATATCATTTAACATCTCCATTTCTTGTATCAATTTTGCCACCAATCTTTTTTATTGTAACCAATGGAAGACGAGCCATATCTGAACTTTCAACCAATATAAATGTATTTAAGTCATCTATTCTAAAAGCATTACTTTTGCACCAAATCCATAACCTTACACAAATATTTCATAATCAAGTGATTAAAGAAtcaaaatacttgtaaaaaagtCTATATATAGAAGGAAAGCCTAATACAATGCTCACACactaactcatatatatatatatgtgtgtgtgtgtgtgtgtgtgattttTATTGGGCAATATGCATGTGCCTGTTTTGATTGAAAGATTGGATAAAATCTACACTACACACAATATGCTAAAAAGAGTGATTGATTGGCAATATCTTATTTGtgtagataaaataaaataaagcaaaaattcattcaattaatattttttgtttttactaTAGTGAACTTTTGTTTTATCATCATTAGTTTTAATagttataataaaaaatttatgtgaAATATTTGAACAAACACCTTGTATGCATATAAATCCACAATAAATATTGAACAGagaaataataacaatatgtatatttatataataaccCTTATTTTGTATCAAAGATAGACAAAGTTATTGCATTTGCCTTTCAATGGATGTTAAGTATAATTAAGTTAATATAATGATAGAATATAAATGGGTGCTAACTGCTACTATCTGCTAATAATGCTCTTTATCTCACTTCTCCTTTTATGCTTATGCCTTATTAATTAATAACATTAACAGCAACAATAATTAGCAGCTCATAATGCTTCATTGCTTTGGTAATGATAATCATCAAGCAAATGAATTAAAGGAACACTCTTTGTTTCCTGGTCACAAGTTCATGGCATAATGCTTCATTGAAGATTTTAAGGACTGAAAAGAGAAAAACCCTCTCATATCAGATTCATACCGTGGTTCAGTTCCAAGTGAGATCGAATAGCTATGACGCCGACGACGAGGAAAGAGATGGACGCCGGCGAGAAGAATGGCAAACGAGAGAAAGAAAACTCCACACCACTGTAAATATGAGTATATATATAGTCTTAACAAATTTTGTATTTCTTGAAAAAAATCACAGATCgccagaaaaaaaaaatcaaacatataccatatatatatTCTCTACAAATTTCAcagatttagaaagaaaaaaaaaatcaactcaCCTAAAtatgctgatttttttttttaaatcaaccAGATCTTGAGGAATAGAAGCCTAAGGAATAGAAGCCACAAATGTTGTTGAGCAAAAAAAagatgagaattttttttttttgaaacagaTGGAATtgttgatgaagaagaagaaaaaaattctCACCTTTGAAAAGGTGatgagagaaggagaaagagagaATTGGATTCCTAAGCATTTAAAACCCACTCTTCATAATGTTTTTACTTTACCCTATAAAAGAAAGACCGGAGTTTACTTTCccaattttaaaaaatctaaaaagtgTACCAAACAAAGTATTGTTAACCACTTTACCATTCTCACTCACCTAAACTACTATAACAAATGGCCCCTAGATGATCATTTTTCTGTTACGCGTTCACTATGAACATTTGCAACATTATTCTTACaattcatattattaattttaagcTAGAGCAGCAAGTACTCGTATATgtgtttgtgtttatatgttgtatCATCTAAAATATTACTACTCTATTTAGCGTGACTAATGCAATCTTGTTGCTCACCTGTTTGTTGGCTGTGTGTAAATGAATCTACTCAGTACTTAGGCCCTTGGGTTTAAGGCAATAAGCTTCCTAATAACTCCCACTGGATAGAGTTGTTGTCCAAATTATATTTGCAGATACTGCTCTGTTAACAAATATTATTGTGCTCTGTTCGTGAGGAGAAAATATTAGTCACTGTTCGGCTTAGGCCACCTAGCTGGAGAGAACAAGCACTTTATGATCTAATAGCTTGGGAATACGTGGATGACCACTCCATGTTTTCAACAGTCCAAATCATGACAGGGCTGTAACTTCATACACCTTCGGTACTTTTTCCCCCTAGTTTTATTCTGTAGCCTTATGATGTTTACGAGATGCCCAATCGTACATGAGGTTTGCAACCTTTTCCCATACAGTATACATATTTGAGTTTTCTAAAGAAACCTGTGCTTGTTATAATCTTATTATTTCATGCGTTACAGATAAAGTTTTCGGGCCAAGTTGTGCTACTCGAAAGGTTTATGAAGAAGGTGCCAAGGATGTGGCTTTATCTGCTCCCACAGGAATGAAtggtaaattatttttttatttttttggcaaGAATTCGTAGTTCTTTTTTAATCCAATGTTTTTGATATCTTTTCCTCGTTGCAGCAATAATTTTTGCATATGGGCAGACTAGTAGTGGCAAGACATATACCATGAGAGGTATCACAGAAAATTCTGTAAATGACATTTATGAACATATAAAAAATGTGAGTTCTAGCTTTGTTCTAGTTTCTTTTGTACTTTTTTGGTATCCTTTCATTTTGTCTTAGAAAAATTTAGGTTGGTaaaacatggaaatataaaaatCATTGGCTAAGTCAGTTGAGATTTTGTAGCATGCCATATAAGTTGAGAATTATAATGGACAGGAGATCGCATAAGATATTACTAGGTGAACTTTTATATGTTTCTTGTTCTTGGATGCATGAGAAACCTTTTCTATTGAGCTGGCATAAACCTCTCTTATGtgtatattatttaaattttacagTCCCCACTTTACCTTGATACTTTATGCATTGGAGATCTACAATGAGACTGTTGTTGACCTTTTGAATCGTGAATCTGGTTCCTTGCTACTTTTGGATGATCCTGAGGTACTTAGAAGAAATTCATCTATCGAAGCCCTTCCAGAAAAATTatttatcctgaaattttgtttAAACAATATTATTTTTGTCCTTAAAATGCAGAAAGGGACAATTGTGGAAAAACTAGTCGAAGAAGTTGTAAAGGATGGCCAACATTTGAGACACTTAGTCAACATTTGTGAAGGTAAATTAGTTCACTTGTAATTTTAAGCTGAAGAGATTTTGACTTTCTTTATTAACAACCAAATTTCCCTTTCCAAGCAACCATAACTAACTTCTTTATTGAGCTTTCAAACCATCTCTCATCAGAAGAGAATTTATTGTTATTATATCTTACTAAGAAAACAAGTTTTAATGATTGTATATTCCTGTTCTTTAATAATTAAATGTTGTATGTATGCTATTAGTTGTGGCATGCTATCGTTTAGTGGAACAATGATGTGAATTATTGAATGTCTATATCCAAACACATacacacatatatgcatacatatatatttggCTGTTAGTGATGATTATCTCTGATGGGTTGATGCTAGCTTAGGAAATATACTGCTTGATTAACTGCTCTGGCTTGGTAGCTGCTGAATATGAAATTTTAGTGGTTTAATTGTTTTTATACTATTTCctgtttctaattaataatttttcAACTCAAAAGGCCAAAACAAGGTTAGGAATTTTTGTTTCTCTAGTTTGTTGAGAATGATTGAAGGAGTATCATTTTGATTATCAATTTCTACAATTATTTACAACTAGCCATAACAaaaagatcatacatatatatgtgataatctTTTTGGTCTTGTCGTAGTACAgatttttcataattttattaTACATTTAAATTTCATTGTCTCGTATTTTATTGATCATTTTTCCTAATTCTTATATGATATTTTAATTGTCAATAGGGATGGAAGTATTTCACGGTGGTTGGACTGAATTGATACCAGAAGCACTGATATTAATCTTTACAAATTTAATGGATAAACTTCACTCAGTGCCATTTCTTTTCAAGTCATGGAGCAAAGTTATTTTTTAGCCTAATTGCCGGCATGACATAGATTTTGAAGGATTGGATGACTTATTAGATATTAATGACTCTCATAATGCTTACCTGTTTACACAAGACTTTGAAGAACTAACAATCTCTGATGTCATTTGGTCAATATATTTTCCATTATTATAAGGCTTACTTTTCAAGATTTTGCTATAAAGATATATTGACATTTTTAAGGCGGACTGAGTTAGTGTTTGAGACTTATTGTAGTATTTTTTAACAGTGAATGTGTTGAGTTTATTAGACACTATATTGCATCAAGTGTTTTGAATCACAAAACaagttttattaaataaaaattaactagTGTTTCTAAATAATTGTAGAATAAGtagataaaaaagtattatgaataCCGAAAAGcttataaaaatgagaaaataacacaaaaaatgtattATTGTAAAATAAGTGGATAAAAAGGTATTATGAATATcaaaacaataattatattttaagcttataaaaatgagaaaataacacaaaaaatgtattattgtaaaataagtggataaaaaagtattatgaataccaaaacaataattatattttaagcttataaaaatgagaaaataacacaaaaaatgtattATTGTAGAGTATTCAATAATACTCTCAATATAAGAGCAATGAAGTCTTATGAAAACTATTAAAGATAATGATAATTTAagcatattaaaatattaaaataatactaaaaaaGTCTTAGGATAGAGTTTTCAATAATAATTTAGTATAAGTGGAAAAATGTATTACGAAAAGTGTCATGACTTACGATAACACAGCTTTTCTTAATGATTCAAAAAGTATTATGATAACTATTTTATAATACTTTTTTGGTATTATaataagcattttttcttgtagtgattctTCTGTACATTTGAGATCTACTATAGCAAAAAAAAACTACTTACATGATTACTCAAAATAGTTTGAAGTCAGAGGGAGTTGGTATTGCATCGAAGGCAGATTTTAAAGCAGCTTGTTGCAAGTTCTTTTATTCTGTTAGGGAATCTAATAGAGTGGATAGGCATGTCCCTTTTTTTGCTTATGCTATTGTTATAACCAAATTGCCTATACTTGTATAATTGTGCTTCGTTGAATGAAGAtatatggttttcccaaaaaaagaaaaaagaaatatgaGTTAGAACTGTAGACCTAATATTTCAATGTGCAGAAAATGGTACAAACTTAGAAGACATTAGAGAAAATACAAATTTAGAAGAAATTTATTATTATGTAAATGACAAGAAGGGCCATGCATGTTGTAACTACAAGTTAAATATTAATCTTCAACAACAGCACTAGCGAGGGAAAAGTTCAGTGATTGATCCTTCATTTACAGACTCCCTTTTTGGCACATTCATTCTTGAATTGAACTCAAGTGGGAATGTCGATATATCTGATCCCATATTGCTATGCATAAAGAAAGCTGGCTTTGAGGGTAATGGGAGGGAGGTAGAATTGCTATTTAACATGAGAACAATAGTATTCATGGTTGGTCTGTCAACTAAATTTTCCTGGACACACAATAGTCCTATATGGATACATCTCATTATTTCACATCCTGACCCAACTCTCATCAAGGGATCTACCATTTCTGAAGCAATTCCTTCTCTCCAGTGTGTCCATGTCTGCAACAACAATGATGTTAAAGTTAAAGTTTTATTTCAAATGtatatattgatatatatatatataaaaagttgtTCTCTCTTAATTCTTGCTAACTTATACTTACACAACTTAAAAGGTCGTCTATAAGCCCCCCTTGATGAAAGTTATTTATATTCTGTCCGCTTATCATTTCTAAAAGTAATACACCAAAACTGAATACATCAGATTTTATTGAAAATTGTCCACGCATGGCATATTCTGGAGCCATATATCCACTGcaaacacaataaaataataattgaaattaatatttattattacatGAAAATTATCTAAAAGATCCATAATTTTGCTTATAACTTAATTGCATCAAAACTTTTGAGATAATCATGACTATGGGACACACAAAATTATTAGAAAGAAACTAATTTTATAAGATGGTGAGATTAGTTGTAAAACAATATATAGCCTAGCTAGTTTTAAATATTGTGTACTTACTATGTTCCCACTATTCTATTTGTGTTGTCTTGAGCTTGATCAACAAAAAGTCTTGCACATCCAAAATCTGATATCTTAGGATTCATTTCATCATCTAACAAGATGTTACTAGCTTTAATATCTCGATGGATAATTCTCAAACGAGAATCTTCATGAAGGTAAAGGATACCTCGAGCCACGCCTCCTATTATTTTGTAACGCCTATCCCAATCCAAATCTACACGCTTCCTTGGATCTGCATAttcaaatatattatatattattttgtcCACGATGAAACTTTAAATGaagcataatatatatataattgtttattttcatgataatTGTGTTTTAAAGCACAATTATCATATGAAAAACAACATTACCAAATATGAAGTGA
This genomic interval from Humulus lupulus chromosome 8, drHumLupu1.1, whole genome shotgun sequence contains the following:
- the LOC133794919 gene encoding protein ALP1-like; translated protein: MDVEEMVAIFLHIISHDVKNRIIRRQFARSGETISRQFNLVLGALLRLHDVLLKKPEPILDNSTDERWKWFKNCLGALDGTYIKVNVLSSDRPRYRTRKNEIATNVLGVVSQDMQFIYVLPGWEGSAADSRVLRDAISRTNGLKVPQGYYYLCDAGYPNGEGFLTPYRGQRYHLNDWDIPPNTPQEFFNMKHSSARNIVERAFGLLKGRWTILRGRSYYPVKIQCRIILACCLLHNLIIREMPLDPLEHSPIEESNIGDDSDDIGDDCYRHIETSSAELDEKMDASSQSISIGGKKHQWTTVEDSKLVECLMDLTNGGRWKADNGTFKPGYLQQLEKMMAEKIHGCGLKAQPHIDSRVRILKKQYHAISKMLGPNASGFGWNEVDKCVVAEKSVFDEWVKA